From one Drosophila subpulchrella strain 33 F10 #4 breed RU33 chromosome 3L, RU_Dsub_v1.1 Primary Assembly, whole genome shotgun sequence genomic stretch:
- the LOC119553386 gene encoding membrane-bound alkaline phosphatase translates to MLSLKFWIGLGLLTVVWGAAVPGKAPADEERMHPHLPSSPRLRTISGEDTQEFWYSDSKRLIREKLELVRNTKKAKNIILFLGDGMGLATLAAARSYIGGEELKLSFEEFPFTGLSKTYSVDKVVPDSACTSTAYLCGVKANYGTIGVNAHVKRGDCLAMANETNHVFSLGKWALDAGKAAGLVTTTRVTHASPSGVYAHVADREWENNAVLEADCGDQSAGLQDIAVQLIHGEVGSKLKVMLGGGKRSFYSPEHYDKGRRTDGRNLVEEFEALDEGNVFVKTQKKLLDVNATETGRLLGLFSKSHMHYHLEQLADPENNEPTLEEMTQKAIEVLETEEQGYFLFVEGGKIDISHHSTMARIALDETAELSKAVKKALEMTNPEETLIVVTSDHSHTFSVSGYQPRGSDIFGAAKAKGQDGIPYLALSYANGKSFEDYYNTETHERLDPTSLSTIGDFDQLFPAMVPLESETHGGEDVGVFASGPWAHLFTGVYEQNAIPHIMAFAACVGDGLTACD, encoded by the coding sequence ATGCTCAGTCTTAAGTTCTGGATTGGCCTCGGTCTGTTGACCGTCGTCTGGGGTGCAGCCGTACCTGGAAAGGCTCCCGCGGACGAGGAGCGAATGCATCCTCATCTGCCCAGTAGTCCCAGACTTCGTACCATTTCCGGAGAGGATACCCAGGAGTTTTGGTACTCGGACAGCAAAAGACTCATCCGTGAGAAGTTGGAGTTGGTGAGGAATACAAAGAAGGCTAAGAACATTATCCTATTCTTGGGTGACGGCATGGGTTTGGCTACTCTGGCTGCTGCGCGCAGTTATATTGGAGGTGAAGAACTGAAGCTCTCGTTCGAGGAGTTTCCCTTCACGGGCCTATCCAAAACCTATTCGGTGGACAAAGTAGTCCCCGATAGTGCCTGTACTTCTACCGCATATCTTTGTGGAGTGAAGGCAAACTACGGAACCATTGGCGTCAATGCCCATGTGAAACGAGGCGACTGTTTGGCCATGGCCAATGAAACGAATCATGTCTTCTCCCTGGGAAAATGGGCCTTGGATGCAGGCAAAGCTGCTGGACTGGTGACCACCACGCGAGTAACCCACGCCTCTCCATCCGGCGTCTATGCCCATGTCGCCGATCGTGAATGGGAGAATAATGCTGTGCTGGAAGCGGACTGCGGTGATCAATCCGCGGGTCTCCAGGATATAGCTGTCCAGTTGATTCACGGCGAGGTGGGCAGCAAACTCAAGGTAATGTTGGGTGGAGGCAAGCGAAGCTTCTATAGTCCTGAACACTACGATAAAGGACGTCGCACTGATGGTCGCAATCTCGTCGAAGAATTCGAGGCCTTGGATGAGGGCAATGTTTTTGTGAAAACCCAGAAGAAGCTGCTTGATGTAAATGCCACCGAAACTGGGCGATTGTTGGGTTTGTTCAGCAAGAGTCATATGCACTATCATCTGGAACAATTGGCCGATCCGGAGAACAATGAACCCACCTTGGAGGAGATGACACAGAAGGCCATTGAAGTGCTGGAGACCGAGGAGCAGGGTTACTTCCTTTTCGTAGAAGGAGGAAAGATTGATATTAGCCACCATAGTACAATGGCCCGAATTGCTCTGGATGAGACGGCCGAACTCTCGAAGGCGGTTAAGAAGGCTCTTGAGATGACCAATCCGGAGGAGACCCTTATTGTGGTGACCTCGGATCATTCGCACACCTTTAGTGTGTCCGGCTATCAACCTCGAGGCAGCGATATATTTGGAGCTGCCAAGGCGAAGGGCCAAGATGGTATACCCTATCTGGCTTTGAGTTATGCGAACGGTAAGAGTTTTGAGGACTACTACAACACGGAGACACACGAACGTCTGGATCCTACCAGTCTCTCAACAATCGGCGATTTTGATCAGCTTTTCCCCGCGATGGTGCCACTGGAATCGGAGACACATGGAGGCGAGGATGTCGGCGTTTTTGCCTCGGGTCCCTGGGCTCATCTTTTCACCGGGGTCTACGAACAGAACGCCATTCCCCATATAATGGCCTTTGCCGCTTGCGTTGGTGACGGACTAACCGCCTGCGATTAG
- the LOC119554562 gene encoding collagen alpha-3(IX) chain: MVLLGLLAVLFLGLCSTVQASLVKCSCEPGAPGERGPPGPPGPPGNPNGGSGFWGYGGPYPPIIPGPRGLPGPPGPPGFCFPCPAAPPLRTFAPPGVPVQPFVSTQAVPGGGFGGASALTTAVGNIIVIPAGTGTGLTGRAQFFHITPDGQVLQIDRPQNLPSELFDSPVNQGGGAQVPPPQPTSSSLSGITPPAIQLAPTQPTPGELGNPQTTLLPENVEETVFAVGNRKDFLRGSSDASDWRRILLLGERSHDNLMAAKGQSVQQHNPKQLESSMENFQRALAELKEKYATLVQPRSASQYAVII, from the exons ATGGTTTTGTTGGGTCTCTTAGCTGTCTTGTTTTTGg GCCTATGTTCTACTGTCCAGGCATCTTTGGTAAAATGCTCTTGTGAACCTGGTGCGCCGGGGGAGCGAGGACCTCCCGGTCCTCCTGGGCCTCCAGGAAACCCTAACGGTGGTTCCGGGTTCTGGGGCTATGGCGGTCCGTATCCTCCGATTATTCCGGGACCTAGAGGATTACCAGGACCCCCGGGCCCTCCTGGATTTTGCTTCCCCTGTCCGGCGGCTCCACCTTTGCGAACTTTTGCGCCACCTGGAGTTCCTGTTCAACCTTTTGTTTCCACCCAAGCGGTTCCTGGTGGCGGATTTGGTGGAGCCTCCGCCTTGACCACCGCAGTGGGTAACATTATAGTGATTCCTGCAGGTACGGGAACTGGATTAACTGGTCGTGCACAGTTCTTCCATATTACACCCGATGGTCAGGTGTTGCAGATCGATCGGCCACAAAATCTACCCAGTGAACTGTTCGATTCACCGGTTAATCAAGGTGGAGGTGCTCAAGTTCCGCCACCTCAGCCCACATCGTCATCTCTGTCGGGGATTACACCGCCGGCAATTCAGTTGGCACCTACTCAACCCACTCCCGGAGAACTGGGAAATCCGCAGACCACATTACTACCGGAAAATGTAGAGGAAACCGTATTTGCAGTGGGCAATCGCAAGGATTTCCTGCGAGGCAGCTCGGATGCCAGCGATTGGAGGAGGATCCTCCTCTTGGGCGAAAGATCCCACGATAATCTAATGGCTGCCAAGGGTCAATCCGTCCAGCAGCATAATCCCAAACAGCTGGAGAGCAGCATGGAAAACTTTCAGAGGGCTCTGGCCGAGCTGAAGGAGAAGTATGCCACGCTCGTCCAACCCCGTAGTGCTAGCCAATATGCAGTAATCATTTGA
- the LOC119554553 gene encoding transmembrane 9 superfamily member 3, with protein sequence MGHSIAAATKTTVVRPHFRAICLCLLIASCYVSQSQADEHNHKYNDREEVVLWMNTVGPYHNRQETYAYFSLPFCSGQKSSISHYHETLSEALQGVELEFSGYEMEFKIDAPRSVICMVTLQEESAKAFTYAVKNEYWYQMYIDGLPIWGKVGERDERDGKYYIFAHKKFDIGYNGQQIVDITLTTDGREELKPGSHINFSYEVNWKSSKVEFKNRFDKYLDPNFFQHRIHWFSIFNSFMMVIFLVGLVAMILMRTLRKDYARYSKDEEVDDMERDLGDEYGWKQVHGDVFRSPPNTLLFSALVGAGYQLISVVFCVIMFAIVGELYTERGSMLSTAIFVYAATSPINGYFGGSLYARLGGRLWIRQMLVSAFTVPVSVCGTAFLINFIAIGYHASRAIPFGTMVAVTCICLFVILPLTLVGTVVGRNLDGQPDFPCRVNAVPRPIPEKKWYMEPLIIVLLGGVLPFGSIFIEMYFIFTSFWAYKIYYVYGFMLLVFSILTVVTVCVTIVCTYFLLNAEDYRWQWTSFMAAGSTSIYVYAYSFYYFFFKTKMFGLFQTAFYFGYMALFSGALGIICGTVGYVGTNLFVRKIYSNVKID encoded by the exons ATGGGCCACAGCATCGCAGCCGCCACGAAAACCACGGTGGTTCGACCACACTTTCGTGCAATTTGTTTATGTCTGCTAATCGCCAGCTGCTACGTGTCGCAGTCCCAGGCGGATGAGCACAACCACAAG TACAATGACCGGGAGGAGGTGGTCCTTTGGATGAACACAGTGGGTCCGTACCACAATCGGCAGGAGACCTACGCCTATTTCTCGCTACCCTTTTGCAGCGGCCAGAAATCCTCGATTTCCCACTACCACGAGACACTGAGCGAAGCCCTCCAAGGAGTCGAACTGGAGTTCAGTGGCTACGAGATGGAGTTCAAGATCGATGCACCGCGATCCGTCATCTGCATGGTCACCTTGCAGGAGGAGAGCGCCAAGGCATTCACCTATGCAGTGAAGAACGAGTACTGGTACCAGATGTATATTGATGGACTTCCGATATGGGGAAAAGTCGGAGAACGGGACGAACGGGATGGCAAGTACTATATCTTTGCGCACAAGAAGTTTGACATTGGCTACAATGGCCAGCAAATCGTGGACATTACCCTGACCACCGATGGTCGGGAGGAACTCAAGCCGGGATCGCACATCAACTTCTCCTACGAGGTCAACTGGAAGTCCAGCAAGGTGGAGTTCAAGAACCGATTCGACAAGTACCTGGACCCCAACTTCTTCCAGCACAGG ATCCACTGGTTCAGCATCTTCAACAGCTTCATGATGGTCATCTTCCTGGTGGGCCTCGTGGCCATGATTCTTATGCGAACTCTGCGCAAGGATTATGCCCGTTATAGCAAGGACGAGGAAGTAGACGACATGGAGCGCGATCTTGGTGATGAATACGGTTGGAAACAGGTTCACGGCGACGTCTTCCGTTCACCACCCAATACGCTGCTCTTCTCGGCCTTGGTGGGAGCTGGCTACCAACTAATTTCGGTAGTTTTCTGTGTGATTATGTTCGCCATTGTCGGTGAATTGTACACGGAACGTGGCTCTATGCTGTCCACGGCTATATTTGTTTATGCTGCCACTTCTCCAATTAATGGTTACTTTGGAGGATCGTTATATGCAAGATTGGGAGGACGATTGTGGATCCGGCAGATGCTGGTGTCCGCTTTTACAGTCCCAGTGTCTGTGTGCGGAACGGCTTTCCTAATTAACTTCATTGCCATCGGTTATCACGCTTCGAGGGCCATTCCCTTTGGAACCATGGTGGCAGTTACATGCATCTGCCTATTTGTGATCCTGCCCTTGACTTTGGTGGGTACTGTGGTGGGTCGCAATCTGGATGGGCAGCCGGACTTCCCTTGCCGAGTGAACGCTGTGCCACGACCCATTCCCGAAAAGAAGTGGTACATGGAGCCGCTGATTATTGTACTTCTAGGCGGCGTCCTGCCCTTCGGATCCATCTTCATTGAGAT GTACTTTATTTTCACCTCTTTCTGGGCGTACAAGATCTACTATGTCTATGGCTTTATGTTGCTGGTGTTCAGCATCCTAACTGTGGTCACTGTGTGTGTTACCATTGTGTGCACATATTTCCTGCTAAATGCTGAGGATTACCGATGGCAGTGGACGAGTTTCATGGCGGCGGGCTCCACTTCCATTTATGTGTATGCCTACTCCTTTTACTACTTCTTCTTTAAGACCAA AATGTTCGGTCTGTTCCAAACGGCCTTCTACTTTGGCTACATGGCTCTCTTCAGCGGCGCCCTGGGAATTATCTGCGGCACCGTCGGCTATGTGGGCACGAATCTCTTCGTGCGCAAAATCTATTCCAATGTGAAAATAGACTAA
- the LOC119554224 gene encoding fibroleukin-like encodes MKSRFFAILLLLLGFEELLVNGSECPAPPLLKFNCDEKCTAMLSAFVTHSVECTTTVEDLRIQLNETTEKLRTKEALVESINKTIKLLEHEQLRTFSATNGCPSGPSGIYKTELDGLELFEVPCNEDGWMTIQKRYDGSENFDRSWQDYKDGFGKVTREFFIGLEKIHLMTKSRPHELYIKLGEFDRSLSYARFDHFEIGNETESYVLKSIGACSGTAGNPLEYHLNLKFTTFDRDNDNFKGNCASNEFGGWWYGNCADCMLNGKYYRDGIATRTNGIYWNKLQSSGYTKSLASVEMMIKPKLS; translated from the exons ATGAAATCGAGATTCTTCGCAATTCTTCTGCTGCTTTTGGGCTTTGAAGAATTACTCGTTAATGGCAGTGAATGCCCGGCACCGCCccttttaaaattcaattgcGATGAAAAATGTACTGCGATGCTCAGCGCCTTTGTCACTCATTCAGTGGAGTGCACAACGACTGTAGAGGACTTGCGGATTCAGTTGAACGAAACAACTGAGAAGCTCAGGACCAAAGAAGCCCTAGTGGAGTCAATCAACAAAACTATTAAGCTCTTGGAACATGAGCAACTGCGGACCTTTAGTGCAACAAACGGATGTCCAAGTGGTCCAAGCGGCATATATAAAACCGAACTTGACGGACTGGAACTCTTCGAAGTGCCCTGCAACGAAGACGGTTGGATGACAATTCAGAAACGTTATGATGGATCCGAGAACTTCGATCGATCCTGGCAGGACTACAAGGATGGGTTCGGAAAAGTGACAAGAGAGTTTTTTATCGGGCTGGAAAAAATACACTTGATGACCAAGTCGCGACCCCATGAACTTTATATTAAGCTCGGAGAGTTTGATAGATCCTTGAGTTACGCCCGTTTTGATCATTTCGAAATTGGCAATGAGACAGAGTCGTATGTTCTGAAGTCCATAGGGGCATGTAGTGGCACTGCTGGAAACCCCCTAGAATACCATCTGAACCTAAAGTTCACCACATTTGATAGGGACAATGACAATTTTAAGGGAAATTGCGCTTCTAACGAATTTGGTGGTTGGTGGTATGGTAACTGTGCTGActg CATGCTGAATGGAAAATACTATAGAGATGGTATTGCAACACGAACAAATGGAATTTATTGGAATAAATTGCAGAGCTCGGGTTACACGAAGTCGCTTGCCTCGGTTGAAATGATGATTAAGCCTAAGTTGTCTTGA